In Kordia antarctica, the following proteins share a genomic window:
- a CDS encoding M57 family metalloprotease produces MKRKLTFDIMYVLVGLFLFVSCQHDTEELLEEEAIAPIERTDFKRLASDDHPVVQLLYSRGYEKGTIYETNDHFLAPPDLLYSKDINDYDLSDTGSNTEQAFNTGKLVSLNRMRINVFIDNSVGTTLTTDAVNAITELNGINNCALFFVRVTNANQADITIRSDFGVESSNVLGRAGFPSNGRVFNTVTLNVDALGAFGATIRRNVVIHELGHCVGFRHTDWSANGEGSAVNIPGTSANDTGSIMWHTARGGNAFSTGDLVAFRALFPRALRIDVVNEFTEYDNNEWYVLDNVFVDVFEDGSYTTLSNLNRNVQVNYEIVVQEYNHTSGTYSYYRNRILTAGSNRYYIDEEEEECSAYQGETCTREDLEITYAFSIL; encoded by the coding sequence ATGAAAAGAAAATTAACATTTGACATTATGTATGTATTGGTTGGCTTATTCCTATTTGTAAGTTGCCAACATGATACAGAAGAATTGCTTGAAGAAGAAGCAATCGCACCTATTGAACGCACAGATTTTAAACGATTAGCGTCAGACGATCATCCTGTTGTACAATTATTATATAGTAGAGGTTATGAAAAAGGCACTATTTATGAAACGAACGATCATTTCTTGGCGCCGCCAGATTTATTGTATAGTAAAGATATTAACGATTACGATTTATCTGATACTGGAAGCAATACAGAACAAGCTTTTAATACTGGGAAATTAGTATCGTTAAACAGAATGCGTATCAATGTGTTCATAGACAATTCTGTTGGAACCACTTTGACCACAGATGCTGTAAACGCTATTACTGAGTTGAATGGTATTAATAATTGTGCATTATTCTTTGTACGTGTTACCAATGCCAATCAGGCAGACATTACTATTAGAAGTGACTTTGGAGTAGAATCTTCAAACGTATTAGGACGCGCAGGATTTCCATCTAACGGACGCGTATTTAATACGGTTACGTTAAATGTAGATGCTTTAGGAGCTTTCGGCGCAACTATACGAAGAAACGTAGTTATTCATGAACTTGGACATTGCGTAGGATTCAGACACACGGATTGGAGTGCTAATGGTGAAGGTAGCGCAGTAAACATTCCTGGAACAAGTGCGAATGATACAGGTTCTATTATGTGGCATACAGCTCGCGGCGGAAATGCTTTTTCTACAGGCGATTTGGTAGCCTTTAGAGCTTTATTTCCACGTGCATTGCGTATTGATGTTGTAAATGAGTTTACTGAATACGATAATAATGAGTGGTATGTATTGGATAACGTTTTTGTTGATGTTTTTGAAGATGGAAGCTATACTACCTTATCAAATTTAAACAGAAATGTACAAGTCAATTATGAAATAGTAGTACAAGAATACAATCATACCTCTGGAACATATTCATATTATAGAAACCGTATATTAACTGCCGGAAGCAATAGATATTATATAGATGAAGAAGAAGAAGAATGCTCTGCGTATCAAGGAGAAACTTGTACGCGTGAAGATCTAGAAATTACTTACGCATTCTCAATTTTATAA